In the genome of Thermodesulfovibrio thiophilus DSM 17215, the window AGCAAGTCATCTTGCTTATTTCTGTCTTGGAGAAGCTTACTATTTAACAGGAGAAATAAGTGATGCTATTGAAACTTTAAAAAAAGCGGAACAATACTCATCCTCAGATTCTGATTTAATACATGTTTATAACCTGCTTGGACTTATATATCATAATAAAGGTGAACTTGATAAAGCTCTCTCTCATTATGAACAATCTTTAAACCTTAAAACTAATGAAAAAGACAAGATTCCTGCTTACAATAACATAGCTAATATTTATTCTGATAAAGGTGATCTTAAACAAGCAATAGAATACCTGCAAAAAGCTATGGACATTTCTGACAAGTATGATGATTACCAAAGTTTTGCACAAGTTGAAATTAATCTTGGGAATACTTACAGGAAAATGAAAGACTTTGACAATGCTCAAAACTATCTTTTTGATGGACTAAAACGAATTCAGAAAATAGGAGATACATTCTGGGAAGGCATTGCCTATAAATGTATTGGATTTATGTATATGGATCAGGGAAATAAAACACCTGCAGAGCAATACTTAAACAAAGCTCTCGAAATTTTTAAATCAATTGGAGCACAAAAAGAATTAGAAGAGGTATCACGTTCTATTACATGGCTTAAATCTCAATCAAAATAATCAATACATATTGAAATAAAAATGAAAAGGAATTACAACGATCAGTTCCTTTTCATTTTGCCGCCTTATTGTAAAAAACTAATTTTTATTATTATGATTGATTTTATTCTTAAAATAAACCTTAAATTATACTGAGAATTCTTTATAAGCACTCTTTGGAGCACCGCATACAGGACATTTCTCTGGTGCTTCATTCTCTACTGTATGCCCACACACAGGACATATATAAACTTTTCCTGCTGAATAGTCTTCATTTTTATCAACCAGTGTCTTTGCTTTTTTATACATCTCTGCATGAATTTTTTCAGCTTCTAAAGCAAATTTTGTGCTTCTTTCTGCTCCATTTTCATTTTGAAGTTGAGCAGTATTATTATAAACAGGATACATTTCTTCAATTTCAAAATTTTCACCATCTATACATTGTTGAACATTATTTGACATATCCTTGAGTAATCCCAATTCCTTATAATGATTTCTGGCATGGATATATTCAGCATAAGCTATGGCCCTGAAAAGATTTGCAAGCTTACTAAGTCCTTTTTTCTCTGCTTCTTCAGCAAAGATTGTATACTTCATATGAGCCATACTCTCTCCAGCAAATGCATCGTATAAAAATCTTTTCGTCATTTCTCTCATTTTCTTTTCCCTCCTGAATAAAACTTTATAATTTATATTATATAATTTTTGATATAGTTTTATCCAAATATATTATTTGTCATAAATTAGCATCAAATATTTTATATCACTTATGTTGCTTTTAAAACTAATTTAAGTTATGTTTCATTTTTCAAAAAATTTCTCTTAAATATAAGTCAGGTTTTCATTTTGAAATTATCAATTTTTTTAGAAATGAATGAAAAAATAATTTTAAATTAGCTATAAAAATGAGAAACTACCCGCCATACTCTGTTATAGTTATAGCGGATAGCTTCTATTTATTTATTCTTCTTATAAACAAGGTTAGATTAATCGACTTTTATACCGCTATCTATGCGATCACCTATTTCTTTATCTATATTGCGCCAGTATTCAATAGCACGCTTTAACACAGGTTCAGAAACTCCGTTTTTCAGACTGTCTATCACGTTAGATACCAGTCTTTCACGCTGGGCATCATCCATAACTTTGCGTACAAGTGTGCCAGCCTGACCGAAATCATCATCATCTTGTCTTCTGGTATATGCAGCTCGAATAAATTCACCACTTGCGCTCCAGACAGCAAGTTCCGGGTATCTTTCAGGATCGGCCTTGGGACCTCCTTTGGAGTTTGGTGCATAAACGGGATCAGAGACTTTGTCAATACGCATGGCACCTCCTTTGCTGTAACTGTATACAGGGCTCTTTGGTCGATTGACAGGGATCTGCTTGTAGTTTACTCCAAGTCTTGCCCGATGAGCATCAGCATAAGAAAGCAATCTAGCAAGAAGCATCTTATCAGGGCTCGGTCCAATACCCGGTACAAGGTTATTGGGCTCAAATGCTGCCTGTTCAATCTCAGAATGAAAATCGCCTGGATTACGGTCAAGTATGAGCTTTCCAACCTCATACAGTGGATAGTCACTATGTGGCCAGACTTTAGTCAAGTCAAAAGGATTGAACCGGTAAGCCTCAGCCTCTTTAAAAGGCATAATCTGTATTTTGAGTGTCCAGCTTGGGTAATCTCCTCGATTGATTGCATCAAACAGGTCACGGCGGTGATAGTCAGCATCTTTACCTGCAATTAAGTCTGCCTCCTTCTGTGTGAGATTCTCAATGCCCTGGTCAGTCTTAAAATGGTACTTGATCCAGAACTTCTCACCTTTACCGTTTATCCACATGTAAGTATGGCTTGAGTAACCATTCATATGCCTGTAGCTTTTTGGAATTCCACGATCACTAAAAAGAATGGTGACCTGATGAGCTGATTCAGGAGACAGAGTCCAGAAGTCCCACTGCATATCATTGTCACGAAGCCCGTTGTCTGCACGACGCTTTTGAGAATGAATGAAGTGCTGGAACTTCATTGGATCACGAATAAAAAACACTGGAGTATTGTTTCCTACCATATCGTAGTTACCTTCTGTGGTGTAAAATTTCAGTGCAAAACCACGCACATCTCTCCATGTATCTGGACTGCCACTTTCACCTGCAACTGTTGAGAATCTGGCAAGCACTTCGGTTTTCGTACCCGGCTGAAATACAGCTGCCCTTGTGTAATCGCTTACATCATGGGTTACCTGGAAGTATCCAAACGCGCCTGAGCCCTTAGCATGAGGCTGTCGGTCAGGAATCATCTCTCTATTAAAATTTGCCATCTGTTCCATAAGATAATGATCATGTAATACAATCGGTCCATCGGGTCCTACAGTAAGAGAAAACTCATCGCTGGATACAGGAATGCCTGCATCATTAGTTAAAATTTTTTCATTTTTGTCCTTCATAAAAATGCCTCCTATTTAATATTAATTATAAACTCTATGGTATATAAATGAATGCAACAATGTCAAATCATTTTTTTATAATCTTTTTTAAAAGATTGTCTTTTAAGAATTCGCTAATTTTGTATTCATAGTTCAAAATTTTAAAACAATATTTAAAACTCTAAAAGATGACAAAAAGGGTTATTTTAAAGTAATACAACCAACTTCATTATTTATAAAAATAAAATATAAATATTGGAGTTTATGATTTTCTGTCAGATTGTACTGTATTAATCAGTTTTTTAAATGAGTTTTTCTAAACAAACTTGGTTCTTTATTTAATTTTGTTTTTGAAATGTTAAACTACATTTGAATAATAAATCGCATAACAGGTAACTATCCATATGCAGCCTATATTAAAATTTTATTTTTATATAACGAAATT includes:
- a CDS encoding rubrerythrin family protein, which codes for MREMTKRFLYDAFAGESMAHMKYTIFAEEAEKKGLSKLANLFRAIAYAEYIHARNHYKELGLLKDMSNNVQQCIDGENFEIEEMYPVYNNTAQLQNENGAERSTKFALEAEKIHAEMYKKAKTLVDKNEDYSAGKVYICPVCGHTVENEAPEKCPVCGAPKSAYKEFSV
- a CDS encoding tetratricopeptide repeat protein, producing the protein MVKKSIHFFLIFLFLFLFKNNAFAIDEIQECFNYINAQDYNRAISVGQKAVNLYPASHLAYFCLGEAYYLTGEISDAIETLKKAEQYSSSDSDLIHVYNLLGLIYHNKGELDKALSHYEQSLNLKTNEKDKIPAYNNIANIYSDKGDLKQAIEYLQKAMDISDKYDDYQSFAQVEINLGNTYRKMKDFDNAQNYLFDGLKRIQKIGDTFWEGIAYKCIGFMYMDQGNKTPAEQYLNKALEIFKSIGAQKELEEVSRSITWLKSQSK
- a CDS encoding catalase is translated as MKDKNEKILTNDAGIPVSSDEFSLTVGPDGPIVLHDHYLMEQMANFNREMIPDRQPHAKGSGAFGYFQVTHDVSDYTRAAVFQPGTKTEVLARFSTVAGESGSPDTWRDVRGFALKFYTTEGNYDMVGNNTPVFFIRDPMKFQHFIHSQKRRADNGLRDNDMQWDFWTLSPESAHQVTILFSDRGIPKSYRHMNGYSSHTYMWINGKGEKFWIKYHFKTDQGIENLTQKEADLIAGKDADYHRRDLFDAINRGDYPSWTLKIQIMPFKEAEAYRFNPFDLTKVWPHSDYPLYEVGKLILDRNPGDFHSEIEQAAFEPNNLVPGIGPSPDKMLLARLLSYADAHRARLGVNYKQIPVNRPKSPVYSYSKGGAMRIDKVSDPVYAPNSKGGPKADPERYPELAVWSASGEFIRAAYTRRQDDDDFGQAGTLVRKVMDDAQRERLVSNVIDSLKNGVSEPVLKRAIEYWRNIDKEIGDRIDSGIKVD